The proteins below come from a single Alnus glutinosa chromosome 9, dhAlnGlut1.1, whole genome shotgun sequence genomic window:
- the LOC133876649 gene encoding uncharacterized protein LOC133876649: MQECIHFGATICLIQIVKQVEKGSQILKCFMACPQRGDIVCYARCIERHLPSSDVVHMQNYDQFKVQLEASQSTFRCVTPKGLAKWLDRGLLGDNPHEVLDRILMVLHTSWGQPLG, encoded by the exons ATGCAAGAGTGTATCCATTTTGGTGCTACAATTTGCCTTATTCAAATTGTTAAGCAAGTCGAAAAAGGCtcccaaattttaaaatgtttcatGGCATGCCCACAGCGTGGAGATATTGTTTGTTACGCACGTTGTATTGAAAGGCATCTACCGAGCTCAGATGTGGTTCATATGCAGAATTATGATCAATTTAAG GTTCAATTGGAGGCATCTCAAAGCACGT TCAGGTGTGTAACCCCCAAGGGGTTGGCCAAGTGGTTAGACAGGGGGCTTCTAGGGGATAACCCCCATGAGGTCCTTGATCGAATCCTTATGGTGCTACATACCTCTTGGGGTCAGCCACTTGGGTGA
- the LOC133877861 gene encoding chitinase 2-like: MELSKISITLLIIEALFISHIQVQAAPANSNLFREYIGAEFKNVKFTDVPINQNVEFHFILSFAIDYDTSGSPSPTNGKFNIFWDSNNLSPSQVSSIKNTHSNVKVALSLGGDSVGNGFAFFSPSSVDSWVSNAVSSLTMIIKQFHLDGIDIDYEHFKADPNTFAECIGRLITTLKQNKVISFASIAPFDDDQVQSHYLALWRKYGNQIDYVNFQFYAYDKGTSVSQFINFFNTQSSNYNGGKVLASFISDGSGGLSPENGFFTACNSLKNQQKLNGIFVWSADDSKANGFRYEKQSQALLAAP, encoded by the coding sequence ATGGAACTGTCAAAGATCTCCATTACCCTTCTCATTATTGAAGCTCTGTTCATCTCCCACATACAAGTCCAGGCAGCCCCCGCAAACTCAAACCTCTTCAGAGAATACATAGGAGCTGAATTCAAGAACGTTAAATTTACTGATGTTCCCATAAACCAAAATGTTGAATTCCACTTCATTCTTTCCTTTGCTATAGACTATGACACCTCAGGCTCCCCTTCTCCTACCAATGGAAAATTCAACATCTTCTGGGACTCTAATAATCTCAGCCCCTCCCAAGTGTCATCCATCAAGAACACCCATTCAAACGTGAAGGTGGCCTTGAGCTTAGGAGGGGACAGTGTAGGGAATGGCTTTGCTTTCTTCAGCCCCTCCTCAGTGGATTCATGGGTTTCTAATGCTGTTTCTTCGCTCACAATGATCATAAAGCAGTTCCATTTGGATGGGATTGATATTGACTACGAGCACTTTAAGGCTGATCCCAACACCTTTGCAGAGTGCATCGGACGGCTCATAACAACTCTGAAACAGAATAAGGTAATCTCATTCGCTTCCATAGCTCCATTCGATGATGATCAAGTTCAGAGCCATTACTTGGCCCTTTGGAGGAAATATGGGAACCAAATAGATTATGTAAATTTCCAGTTTTACGCGTATGATAAGGGAACCTCTGTATCTCAATTCATAAACTTCTTTAACACCCAAAGCTCCAATTACAATGGTGGTAAGGTGTTAGCAAGCTTTATTAGCGATGGAAGCGGTGGATTATCACCTGAAAATGGGTTCTTTACAGCCTGCAATAGTCTCAAGAATCAGCAAAAACTTAATGGTATCTTTGTTTGGTCCGCTGATGACTCCAAGGCAAATGGTTTCCGCTACGAGAAGCAATCACAAGCACTTTTAGCAGCTCCTTGA
- the LOC133876835 gene encoding uncharacterized protein LOC133876835, translating into MSEGNGNTVEGFSLAEKEQREIVVEESTIQELCNKGSLCLVGRLGVPKKLNKEAFKTVLQRIWRPSGRLVVKEIRADLWLFEFSEDRDKQKVLAGRPWSYDRTLLILNEFDGKISPSQMDFSSSPIWVQVHDMPLGCMNRGVGSQIGSSLGEVEEVAVAEDDVGWGRYLRIRVAINLSQPLERGRTLRISGKPFWVPFKYEKLPIFCFRCGRIIHGQKGCTDSAIRKNRLDGSEGWGPWLRAEELLRGPGRQEEMKVAPACSDHGWGEEEVAEDYPGKEEKKRPENQEVSSVHGAVPNAETSEVCALGVAGSPKGGKVEESKVSRKRKSRSIPGRSVAPFPGKYVDQGLSVPDEFSKKGRVSKESFSNAPDGPNRALLSAGPSSKSKSVEWSEGPT; encoded by the coding sequence ATGTCAGAGGGTAATGGGAATACAGTGGAAGGGTTCTCTCTGGCCGAGAAAGAACAAAGAGAAATAGTGGTGGAAGAATCGACTATACAGGAACTCTGTAATAAGGGCTCTCTGTGCTTGGTGGGACGTTTGGGTGTGCCAAAGAAGCTAAATAAGGAGGCTTTCAAAACCGTCCTTCAGCGAATCTGGAGACCCTCAGGACGATTGGTGGTCAAAGAAATCAGGGCTGATCTGTGGTTATTTGAGTTTTCGGAGGATAGGGACAAACAAAAGGTCCTAGCGGGCCGTCCCTGGTCGTACGACAGAACTTTGTTAATTCTTAATGAATTTGACGGTAAGATCTCACCGTCACAAATGGATTTCTCCTCTTCCCCTATATGGGTTCAAGTCCACGATATGCCCCTTGGTTGCATGAACAGAGGTGTAGGCAGTCAGATTGGAAGCTCGCTGGGGGAGGTAGAAGAAGTAGCAGTGGCAGAGGATGACGTGGGATGGGGGCGCTATCTCCGGATTAGAGTAGCGATCAACCTCTCTCAGCCTCTTGAACGTGGTAGAACGTTGCGGATCTCTGGTAAACCTTTTTGGGTTCCTTTTAAATATGAGAAGCTACCTATTTTCTGCTTCAGGTGTGGTCGTATAATCCATGGGCAAAAAGGCTGTACTGATTCTGCTATAAGGAAAAACCGGTTGGATGGATCAGAAGGTTGGGGTCCCTGGCTTAGAGCAGAAGAGCTACTTAGAGGGCCAGGAAGACAAGAGGAAATGAAGGTGGCGCCGGCGTGTTCTGATCACGGCTGGGGTGAGGAGGAAGTGGCGGAAGATTATCCCggaaaggaagagaagaaacgCCCAGAAAATCAGGAAGTCAGCTCTGTGCATGGTGCTGTTCCCAACGCGGAAACTTCTGAGGTCTGTGCATTGGGCGTAGCGGGATCCCCAAAAGGGGGAAAAGTAGAAGAATCCAAGGTAAGCAGAAAGCGGAAATCACGCTCGATTCCAGGAAGGTCGGTGGCGCCTTTTCCTGGGAAATATGTAGATCAGGGGCTCTCGGTACCCgatgaattttcaaaaaaggGGCGGGTTTCTAAGGAGTCCTTCTCTAACGCTCCAGATGGGCCTAATAGGGCCCTGCTTTCCGCAGGCCCATCTTCAAAGTCGAAGAGTGTAGAATGGAGCGAGGGCCCAACCTAA